A window of Gammaproteobacteria bacterium genomic DNA:
ACGCTGGATTCCCGCCCCTGTTCAAGCCAGGGGCAGGCTCTGCGCGGGAATGGCGAGGGGGGGGCATGGGAATGGCGGAGTAGGCTTTATTCGCTGGATGCCCATAGGGTTTTTGCACAGACTGGAAAGCCGGAATCCAGCGCAAATAGAGCGCGGTACGCGCACATTCGCGCAATGGCGGCGGCAGGCGGCGGCGGCGCGAGTATATGGCTGTCCGCCGCGCCCTCGCTCCGCCCTGAAGGAGCGCGAAGCGCGCGCTTTATACGCTGGATTCCCGCCCCTGTTCAAGCCAGGGGCAGGCTCTGCGCGGGAATGGCGAGGGGGGGCATGGGAATGGCGAGGGGGGCATGGGAATGGCGGAGTAGGCTTTATACGCTGGATGCCCGCGGGGTTTTTGCACAGAGGGTTTACGGTGGCCCCGTCCGCTATTTGTAGTGCTGCCGCATCCTATGGTATAAATCGCCAGCTGAGTCCGCAAACGGCGGGCCGGATGTTGCGACTATGACACAAATCACCATGCGCGAGATGATTGATGCCGGGATGCATTTTGGGCACCAGGCCTGCTACTGGCATCCGAAAATGGCCCCGTATCTGTACGGCGAACGCAACCGCCTGCATATCATAGACCTGGAGAAGACCCTGCCGCTCTACCGGGAGGCCCTGGTCTTTTTGGGCAAGGTGGCGGCGCGCAAGGGGGTGGTGCTTTTCGTAGGCACCAAACGGGTCGCGCAGGCGGCGGTTGCGGAGGAAGCGGCGCGTTGCGGCATGCCCTATGTAAACCAGCGTTGGCTGGGGGGATTGTTGACCAACTTTCGGATTGTCAGGAAATCCATCGATCGGCTCCGCGAATACACGGCTCAGGAGGAGAGCGAGGCGCCGGCCCCGGAGAAGATGACCAAGAAGGAGCGGTTGCGCCACCAGCGCGCCCTTGACAAATTGCGCCACAACTTTGAGGGAGTGCAGGCCCTGGAACAACGGCCGGACGCGCTGTTTGTCATTGACGTGAACTTTGAACGCATCGCCGTGCGCGAGGCTCGGCGGACGGGGGTGCCGGTGGTGGGCGTGGTGGACAGCAACAGCGACCCGGACGGCATAGATTACGTGATTCCGGGCAACGACGACTCCGGCCGCGCCGTACGCCTGTATCTGCGGGGGGTGGCGGATGCCATTTTGGAGGCGCAACGCCGGGAGATCGAGCGCGCGGCGGATGCGGACGAGTTTACGGAAGTCAGCGAGGGCGGCGGCGCGGACGCCGCGCGACCGGTCAATGCCGCCGGTGCGCCCTGAATCGCGCCCTGAATAGTATTGCGCCATAGTATTGCGCCGCTTGCCGCGCAGTCGGCATGAGGGCAGGGGAGCAGTGGAAGCAATGGAGATCGCAACGGCCAAGGTAAAGGAACTGCGCGCCCGTACAGGCGCCGGAATCATGGACTGCAAGCGTGCCTTGCAGGAAACGGAGGGCGACCTGGACCGGGCCATGCAGGCCATGCGCGTGGCGGGCAAGACGCAGGCGGAACGCCGTGCCGGCCGCATCGCAGCCGAGGGGGCGGTCCTGGTCCGTGCCGAGGGCCATTTGCTGCTGGAGGTTAATTGCGAAACCGATTTTGTCGCTCGTTCCCCGGATTTTCAGAGATTTATGGAGGGCGTTGCCGACAGTATTCTGGCGGCGGCCCCCGCCGACCTCGCTGCCCTGAACGAGGCGCCCTTTCGGAACGGAGACCTCAGCGTGGAGGAGGCGCGTTGCGAACTGGTATCCAAGATCGGGGAGAACGTCACGATTCGCCGTTTCTTCCGCATGAGCGAAGTATGCGGCCAGGTCGGAGGGTACCAGCACGGGAACCGTATCGGGGTGCTGGTGGATGTGCAGGGCGCCGCCTCCGGGAGCGCCTCCGGGAAAATGACGGAATTGGCCCGCGATATCGCCATGCATATCTGTTGGGGGAGGCCCGTCTGCGTCGGCGAGCGGGACATGCCCGCGGAACTGCTGGAACGGGAGCGCAAAATTTTGGTCGAGCAGGCGGAGCAGAGCGGGAAGCCGGCGCCGATCATGGAGAAGATCATCGCTGGCCGATTGCAGAAGTTCTTGCAGGAGGTCACCCTTCTTGGCCAGGGTTTTGTCAAGGATCCCGAGCGATCCGTAGCCGCCGTGCTGGACGAAGCCGCCGCCACCGTTCACAGCTTCGCGCGCTACGAGGTCGGCGAAGGGCTGAAGAATGGCGACTGACTCCTCCGGCTAGTCCGCGGGGGTTCTTAACTTTGCCCAAGGCCGCTGGAAAGGCCCTTTACAGGCGGATCCTTATCAAGCTCAGTGGGGAGGCGATGTGCGAAGATGCCGGTTTCGGCATCTCTCCCGAGAAGATGGACCGCTTTGCCGGAGAGATCGAGGTGCTGCTTGGGCAGGCGGACTGCCAGGTTGCGCTGGTGATCGGCGCTGGCAACATCCTGCGGGGGTCCGATCTCACCGCGGCTGGCGTGGACCGCGTGACCGCCGACCAGATAGGGATGCTGGGCACCGTCATGAACTGTCTGGCCATGCAGGATTCTCTGGAGCGTCGCGGCATGCCCGCCCGGGTGATGTCGGCCGTGCAGATCCACGAGGTCTGCGAAGACTACGTGCGCCGCCGCGCGATCCGGCACCTGGAGCGAAAGCGGATCGTGTTGTTCGCGGCGGGGCTGGGCAATCCTTTTTTTACCACCGACACGGCGGCCAGCCTGAGGGCCGTCGAGATCGGCGCCGACCTGCTGATCAAGGCTACCAAGGTGGACGGCATCTATTCCGGCAACCCCTCTCAGGACCGGGGCGCCCGCCGCTACCGGAGTTTGCACTACGACGAGGTCCTGGAGCGCCGGTTGCAGGTGATAGATGCCACCGCCGTGGTCTTGTGCCGCGACAATGACATGCCGTTGCGGGTCATTGACATGAACCGTCGGCAGTCCTTTCTGCGCGCCGTCCAGGGCGATGACGAGGGTACGCTGGTCTTCAGCGCCGGGAGGGCGTCGTGATAGACGAGATTGTCCGCCGCGCCGAACAGCGCATGGGCAAGAGCGTGG
This region includes:
- the pyrH gene encoding UMP kinase → MPKAAGKALYRRILIKLSGEAMCEDAGFGISPEKMDRFAGEIEVLLGQADCQVALVIGAGNILRGSDLTAAGVDRVTADQIGMLGTVMNCLAMQDSLERRGMPARVMSAVQIHEVCEDYVRRRAIRHLERKRIVLFAAGLGNPFFTTDTAASLRAVEIGADLLIKATKVDGIYSGNPSQDRGARRYRSLHYDEVLERRLQVIDATAVVLCRDNDMPLRVIDMNRRQSFLRAVQGDDEGTLVFSAGRAS
- the rpsB gene encoding 30S ribosomal protein S2, with the protein product MTQITMREMIDAGMHFGHQACYWHPKMAPYLYGERNRLHIIDLEKTLPLYREALVFLGKVAARKGVVLFVGTKRVAQAAVAEEAARCGMPYVNQRWLGGLLTNFRIVRKSIDRLREYTAQEESEAPAPEKMTKKERLRHQRALDKLRHNFEGVQALEQRPDALFVIDVNFERIAVREARRTGVPVVGVVDSNSDPDGIDYVIPGNDDSGRAVRLYLRGVADAILEAQRREIERAADADEFTEVSEGGGADAARPVNAAGAP
- the tsf gene encoding translation elongation factor Ts, giving the protein MEIATAKVKELRARTGAGIMDCKRALQETEGDLDRAMQAMRVAGKTQAERRAGRIAAEGAVLVRAEGHLLLEVNCETDFVARSPDFQRFMEGVADSILAAAPADLAALNEAPFRNGDLSVEEARCELVSKIGENVTIRRFFRMSEVCGQVGGYQHGNRIGVLVDVQGAASGSASGKMTELARDIAMHICWGRPVCVGERDMPAELLERERKILVEQAEQSGKPAPIMEKIIAGRLQKFLQEVTLLGQGFVKDPERSVAAVLDEAAATVHSFARYEVGEGLKNGD